The genomic interval CTACATTACCGCCATCACTCCCAAAACACGCTGCTTGCTTTCAGAGAGGAAGGTAGTTGGCTCCCCACAAATCCTTTCTTTCTGCCAGAGCCCACAGATTGCTTTTATTTACAACAATGCAAGACACAGCATCTCCACCAAATATGCACACCATCAAGGCTGCTTATGTTTCATAAACCCTTTCAACAGTCGAACAGAAAACTGGctgtttgaaaatgtaaatcCAGGAAGGAAGACTGGAAGAAGGAAGAGCTGCTTGTTGCAGAGCTGGTAAGAACCGAATGAGGTGTTTTCCCAGTTCTGCAAGAAATCCCTAACGCTCTAGTGAAGTTGGGCCTGTTGATCCTGATGTAACATTGATCACAGCTTTGGAGACAACCGTTTGATCAATCCTTCTGAGTAACCCATTCCAAAGCagatatttgttttttgtttttttaatacgtCAAGTCATTTAATTTCTAGTCAGTTGCCATTTGAAAGTATTTCAGTGTTGACAACACAACACCACAACTTTCTAAAGTCGTcgtttttttccacaacaaacGTCTGGTAACAACCGTTGTTAGCCAACAGTTAGCAAATTGCTAACCTTAATTCAAGTAAATACCGTACGTACCTAGCATCCCTAGCTAGCGTATTAGCTAACGTGTTAAAGTTAATTGAAGAAATAGAGTGAAGTGCATGAACGCAACATTGGTTGATTAGTGTTAAGAGTGTCTGGGGTAACGCAAGCGAACCTAAAGCAAAGTCTGTACGTACCTGCCCTCCAAACTCCAATCAGCGCCCACGACACGCCCCCCGGCACGAGCGACAGCCTGCAGTGGGCGTTCCTCTGCGCGCGGCACTGGGGGCGACGTGAGGCGATCGCAGTTCGTTCGACacatctccagctccatctccgtCCGCGCCCGTCTTTTTAACGTCCACTGACCCGTTCGGCGGACCAAGCATGGGTTCTGTGGGTCTCGGCTTAGCCGTTGTCTCTCTCTGGCTCATGGTCGCTGCGGTCACCGCGGGTTCGGACGCGCCGCGCGGAGTCGCGCTCGGGTTCGTCTTCGACCCCAAAGCGAAGTGCGAGCCGCCGTGCGAACACGCGGGAGTCTGCATCCGCAACAACTCGTGCCTTTGCTCCAGCGGCTACGAAGGAGAGACCTGCCAGTATGGTGAAGTTACAAGCTTCTGTCTTCATCTGAGAAGTTGTTTattgtttacagtgtgtgttattGTAACTAAAATCAATTTCATATGAAATAGAATGCAAACTTACCTTTTACCTTTATGGGAAAAGCATCTTCATTTGAGACAAATTCACTCGAAAGTTCCCTTTGTTGCTTACTATCATTTGACAACATATTTAGAcctatattttttcttttaaactatGCATAAAATCAtaaatttactttacttttatggtatttataaataatttaatcatttgtgtttttgtgtgaatgCAGCCACCTGTTATCCCAAATGCAAAAATGGGGGAGTGTGTCTTCGCCCTGGAAAATGTAGATGTCCTCCTGGATTTGGAGGAAAATACTGCCACAAAGGTAAACGGGTTTATTTGGAGTGAAGTCAAATGTCTGGTTGCACCATAAGGGACGAGCACGTTGGAAGGATCTGTGTCCGTTTGATGCAGAAGGCAGAAAGCCAGCttgttttttcctctgtgtAACAGTGTCTAGACTTTATGCATCTATATGCCAGATGAACTGCATATTAAAGTATATTACCAAGGTTTTCCCAGTAATAAAACTGCTGCAACAGCAGTCTAGTGAGCAAATAATGAAAAACTAACATGACTTTTACATCATGTGTTTCAACAAGGCAAAGAAAACACAGTGGGGCCTTTGACAGTTACATTAATATATAACATCTTCAGATTTTAAACATTTGTAAAAACAATATTACAACAAACACTCACTACAGAGCAGTTCAAGCACCGCCTCCAACCTGCGTCCGTGTCCGTTTTGCAGTGACGTGCGATGGGGGATGCTGGAACGGAGGGGAATGCATCGCTGTTCACGGCGTGGCCGCCTGCAACTGCCCCTCGAGCTGGACGGGTTCAAAGTGCCAGGAGGGTGCGTTCAAAGCCGTAACTCATTGCAGCGCTAACGCCGAAGGTCAAAGTCGCCAAATGGAGACGCTTCCTTTGCTGGAGCTACTCCTCAAACTGAAAAGTGCAGCTGGTTAAAACACGGAAGGGCTTTTGCAGTTAGATATGCAGATGTCAGACCACGTAGTGTGAATAGCATCAGGTCAACAGCGCGTGTGTGAATATTAGAAAATCACTGTCAGTTTGACTTCACAAATGACCAATGATGAGGTTTCTCCTGAGATGAGCCGTCTCTGTTGCCGTTCGTTCCTCAGCCATCTGTGACCTGGGCTGTGGGAACGGGGGGACCTGCGTGGCTCCAGGGGTCTGCAGATGTCCGGAGGGGTGGCTGGGGGGCGCCTGCCAGACTGGTGAGTGTCAAACAACCACCTCGTCTCAGCATTACACATCAGGTGCCAAGCACAAAAGCGTGATATCAAATATGTTTAGAGGAGAATTTCCCCCTCACTGTTGCTACCACGGGACGTACTTGGCACCTCTATGGCTCCATAGTGTGAGAGTTGAGCAGCTCCTGCTTGCGCTGACTCGCTTCTGTCCTGTTGGGGTCGTAGCGGTGTGCAGTCCGCCCTGCCTCAATGGGGGGAAGTGCACTTCTCCCAACAAATGCCGCTGTGGCCCCCGTTTCAGCGGCCCTCGCTGCGCCGACAGGAGGAGCGCTCACTAGCGTCCAAGGAGCCGAGGCCCCGGACGCAACGCTGAGGAGGACCGTGCAGTTTGTTCCGCTCAGCAACATTTTCTACTATAcgttatgtttgtgtttagccAGTGAGTGGGTTGACTATTTTTATGAGTGTTTAAACACCTTATGCACTATACTGTCATGTGTGTCGCCAAATGAATAAAAAGGTGAACTACAAAAATACATCTCATTTACAAAAAGTACGCTTGGCTTTATTTTGTCACACACAGCTTGTATCACATAAGAATTGTGAGAAGCAGGCATCATATTGACTTAATCAAGCtaaaaataaatgcactttTGTTAGACTGCACCAGTCCCTGGTCTAAAATACGAAAGAGCTGCTTTTAATGCAGAAACTGCACATTGATGTATAATTTGGCTAAATCCTGCACATTGCTGCATAACCTACAGATTATTTTAAACACTACTGGACCGTGATCATTTTACTATTTCATACAATACTGAGCAATGTGTTGCACATCTGTCTGAAATCTCCGCTGGTGCGTTAAACAGTTCCTGTTCCTTTGAGCCTTGAGGTAGTAATTTACAGGGGGCACGAAGATAAGTGCAATACATCAGGTCAGATCTGTTAGAATTGAAACGTGCTCATAGACACATTCAAGCACACGCCAAAACCACGCACACAGCTCCTCAAACACAGTGGGAGAAGCTTTCTGCTTTGCATTTTCCTTCATTCTCCTCGTTATTTCATCTTGCTTGTGATGCCTGCGGAAGGAAATGGAAGCAACACAACATTTAACCCTGGAATCGTAATTATTATAGAGCACTTAACATGTGAACTGCTTCTCATTCCTCACCTTTGTTGCACAGGTGAGGCCTGTGTAGCCTTTACGGCAGTGACAGTAGTCGGGGAGAACACACCTCCCTCCATTCAGGCAGCGCTGTTTACAGATTGCTGGAGAGAAATACATCACAAGGAGGAAATGAGTGTTCATTAGTGTGTTGCCCCTGACAACCAACTGCATTGCACTGCACTGCGGTGTCATGTGATCAGTGGACTTACGCGTCTGACACTGCAGGCCTTCCCAGCCAGCGGGACACTGGCAGGTGTTGGGTCCGACACACTCGCCCTCGTTTTTACACTTTTGCAGGCAGACAGCTGGAGTCACAGTTACAGTCCACAGTCACACTCACAGTCTCGTATCAGCAGTAAAAAGGTGTTCTCCTTGCACATAAAGCATCAACTCAACGTGTTTATTTACATGCTACCGGTTTGGTGAGCGTCAGTGAAACATGGAGCCACTCACGTATGCTGCACCTCTTCCCTCTCCATCCTGAGGCACAGGAGCACGTGTTCGGTCCCACACACTTGCCTTTATTCATGCACGTGGGTTCACATACACCTGGAGCACAATTACTGACACTGAGGTCCAGATTCCAGTGGGGAAGTAAATCAGCCCGCTTTAAACTTACTGTTGTGACACCTTTTCCCCGTGTAGCCTTCGGGGCAGGAGCACACGTTGTTCCTCATGCACTGACCCCCGTTCTTACACGGAGGACTGCACACGGCTGAAAAACACAAGAGGATCCACCGTCAGCTCCGGGGAGCAGCTGTGAGCCCCCTGCCATTTTATGGGCACTTGAAATGATCAATGCTAGTGAATCATAAAGACGGCGTCACCGATCTGACACTGAGAGCCGTAGAAGCCGCTGGGACAGGCGCAGATGTTGGGCTTGAGGCACGTGCCTCCGTTCAGACAGACGGGGCTGCAGAGAGCTGCACAAACGAGACCCGCGCGTCAGTATCTGTGGACACGACGCCGCGCCAgacagaggaagcagccgctgatCGCACGCACCTGAGTTACACGTGGGCCCGAACCAGCCCGGTCTGCACTGGCAGACATCAGGGGAGATGCACTCGCCGCCATGCTCACAGTGCCTGTTGCAAACCACTGACGGAGACAAATGAACACCATGACTGTTCCTAGTGACAGTGGACGACTGCAGGTACAGATGTTTGACAGGTGTTGAGAatggcttcattcattcagcatCCAGGGTTGCGGCCCGGTAAAACTCACTGATCCCACATCTGGGTCCCACGTAGCCGTAGGGGCAGGTGCACAGGTTTCTGGCCAGACAGGTGCCGCCGTGCTGACAGGGCGGCTCGCAGCTCGCTACGCACCCGCGCCGGGTGGGATGAAACAGGTGCTCGTCAGCGTTGTGAGGCGAGTGCGTGGGACAGGCGTTAATATGGGTGTGTGTTACCTTCCTCACAGGTGGGACCGCCGTAACCCGccgcacattcacacacattggGCTTCACACACCTGCCCTGGTTCTTGCAGTCAGGCCGACACAGCGCTTGGACGGAGGAAAGCAGCTTTAATGACCGGTGTCACTCAGCGAGTGAGTATCACTGTGGACGCTCTCACCTATGTGACAGTCGTATCCCGTGTATCCGTCCTTGCAGGTGCAGGTGTTGGGCAGCGTGCACGCCATGTTCGTCCCACACTGATAcctgcacacagctgcagcgcaaTAACAACAGATCCCCGTTACTTCCCCAAATTAATAACCTCATTCTTCATTAGAAAATAAAGGGATTATGGGTCTTAAGATGTGGATGATGATCCTTTCCATCGTTTTTTGGACTCCACCTTAGGACTCATTACCTTTACATGTGACACCATCCCCAGTGTAACCGTACGGGCAGCGCCCGCACCTGAACGACCCGGTGTTGGTGGAAACACAGGCAACGCCGGGGAAGCAGGGGGCGTCGACACAGGCCACGAGGGGAGACTGTGACCCCCCTGTGACCCTGGAGGCGACAGAGGGGTTCAGCCCCCCACCGGGCAGACCTCTGGTTAGAGTGAGGTTCTGCTGGGTCACGGCGGTCCGTCTGTCAGCAGAGCCGGTGGCTTCTGGTCTCATTCCCCTGTGATGGGGCTGCCTCACTGAGGTGGGAGgtgatgaagacgaggaggaggaggatgcgaTGTGAATGTGACcatctgctctgtctcttcccTTACCTGTAAAACACTGGAAGTTAGAGGACATGACTTAGGTGTAGTCAGAACCACATTTATTTCTTAGTATATAAAACAATCTACTGTCACTgaatttattttcattgttcATGTAGTGTGAACTGTAATTAAGATTTTTCACATTCAGGATTTTTTAAATGTGGCCTTTCATGAAACCCGCTCTGCTCCCAGATGCCCTTTCCAAACAAAAGACTTCTCTCTTACCTGTCGCTGTACATGTTTGCCCGTTTCCATGGAAACCAGGTGGGCAGGGTGCACACACAAAGCCCATGGAGACATGTGCGCTCTCAAAGCACTGGACCCCTGGATAACATGGTCTTCGGCTGCACGGTGATGAGCCCGGAGGTTTGAGCCTCGGCGGAGGATTGGCCACCGCTTTCACTGGAGCGCCgcggtaaccatggcaacggagACAAGGGGCAAGTTACAGCTGGACAAAAGAACCCACCTCATCCGGAACCAAAcagaagagaggcagaggacgTACGGGTGCAGTTCAGTCCGTCGCCGCTGTATCCGTGTGGACAGGCTCCACAGGAGAAGGAGCCCAGCGTGTTGCTGCAAAGCGCTCCAGGGAAACAAGGCCGAGCGGCGCATTCATCCAGGTCCTCTCTGCACGTACGGCCTGGCGACACAGCACGCGCTCAAACCAACCACAACCGCTCTGCGTCGAACATAGCGTTCAGAGGGTTTCTCTCACCCGTCGTCCCGGCCGGGCAGATGCAGGAGAAGGAGTTGGGCCGGTCCACGCAGCGGCCCAGTCTGCAGGGGTTGGGCTTACAGTCGTCGATGTCCTGCTC from Betta splendens chromosome 16, fBetSpl5.4, whole genome shotgun sequence carries:
- the seraf gene encoding von Willebrand factor D and EGF domain-containing protein isoform X2; protein product: MGSVGLGLAVVSLWLMVAAVTAGSDAPRGVALGFVFDPKAKCEPPCEHAGVCIRNNSCLCSSGYEGETCQYATCYPKCKNGGVCLRPGKCRCPPGFGGKYCHKAICDLGCGNGGTCVAPGVCRCPEGWLGGACQTAVCSPPCLNGGKCTSPNKCRCGPRFSGPRCADRRSAH
- the seraf gene encoding von Willebrand factor D and EGF domain-containing protein isoform X1 gives rise to the protein MGSVGLGLAVVSLWLMVAAVTAGSDAPRGVALGFVFDPKAKCEPPCEHAGVCIRNNSCLCSSGYEGETCQYATCYPKCKNGGVCLRPGKCRCPPGFGGKYCHKVTCDGGCWNGGECIAVHGVAACNCPSSWTGSKCQEAICDLGCGNGGTCVAPGVCRCPEGWLGGACQTAVCSPPCLNGGKCTSPNKCRCGPRFSGPRCADRRSAH